The nucleotide sequence gaataaaaaagaCACAACATATCATGATATtataaatcacaacttttatTCAACTTAAATTTAGCAGAAGTATGAGAAAAGAATGCGTACAACTTCGATTCACAGGATCGTTCGTTCCCGTCTACAACGAGTTTTCAACAAATTCTGGATAAAAAATTGTGGTGGTAAAGCACTATGCGACTTGAACCGAAAAACCTGCAttacaaccaaccaatcaacaagATCTTCAAGCGTACAGAGTATGACTGAGTGTCTAATTAGCTAGATAACTTTAAATTTACCATTTCTAAAAATAGACTGTACAGTGCAGGCGTTGGTGGCGCTCCACACATTGAGTGGACGGTCTGAAATCATACCTCCAAAGATATGTTACATCCGCATCATACGATCTAATATATATGTAGGCCTCTATTCTCAGAATTGCATGTTCGGTTGGCAGAAACCGCAGTTTATCCGTTTTCCTGCAATGACAAATCGTAGGATATAGACACCAATACTGCTACTCAGATCTGAACTATACAGACTCATCATTTCAACATTTCTAACACAGTGACTTTTTCCGTGTTctaatgtacatacaaattacCGATCTTCTTTTACCCTGGAAAAACTATCAGAATTAtgaatttagaaaataattgtcaattttctatttaatctaattttGTGTTTGTAAGAAAACATCAAGAGAGTTCGATCTACAAAATAGTGGCCATTGACGACATCATAATGGAGGGGGGAAGTACAAAAAACAggtaattatgtatttttataaTTCTTCATGGCCAGCTTCTTTTCCAGTTGTTGCTTCTTCGTGACTGGCTTCCTTGTCACTGGTTGCTTCATCAACAGCTTCACTTTTGTCATCACAAGCTGAATCTGTAAGATAAGGAACCATATTCTGATTTTAGACAAAGATAAAAGACAACGAAATATACTTACAAGCTAGGCCAACGTAGGTTTTCACCACAGGTAAGCAGACAGATTAACATAACTTACTTTAAatgttgtgggtttttttaaatatagcgTCCTCTAACAGGCATGTCCGCTAATTGTCTACTGCCATCTATTTGAGACATTGACTTGATATTTGAATATGACATCTAAATACGTGCTATTTTATTGATAGGTACTCACCACTTTGCTTCATTAAAGTCGGTACAAGTTGATTCCAGAATGCACATTCCTTGGCTTTCAAGGCTCTTTTAGTTGGCATGGATGGAGATAGTTCTTTGTACTGCAGCTCAGGAACGGTGAATTTAGGCCACTCGATGTCAGTAGCAGTGCCATCTTCATTCAAGTTTGGATTACTGTTGATATACAGCAATAAAGATATGTCACAATGTATGAGTTTGATGCAGTTGACATAAGGACTGATCAGTAATACATCGAAACCGTCAGAAAATCGTTACCTCAGTGAGAAATATAGAGGAGTGGTTGTGAGAATGGAGCATTTTTACCAACGATTTCCAGTCTTTATTTTTCACTTCCAACCCACACCAGGTACAAAGACACAGCGGACACAGTTGACACATACGCTAAATCGGATATCTACATTGCTGTCGTCAACTACTGTGTTAAACTTTTATCTTAACAAACAGTGAATAGAAAATCGAACAACGACATTCATAGTAAACTACAAAAAGTGATCAGGAATATATATTTCGGATCGCATGGTTGTTAAGGTTTTGATAAAATTACAGGGagaacaagttgaaattgtAGATATCggtgtaatattataatgtCGTATACATACCCAGTTTTagcaaaatttgtaaaatatgtcattatCTGAGAAGTCATCGCAGCTTCTTCATCAGTAACGGTCCACTTATCGATTGCGTCGTCTCCTGGTCGAATCTGAGCTATCAAATCATTACTGAACTGGTATTGCATTTCTTCACCATGAGCTGCTTTACACCACTTGGCTGGATAAAGTGATGTTGATGGATGGTGATCGAACTGGTACAGATACACGTTCAGTCCGGCTTCATAGTGTGCACGTGCAGTTGCATCTGCTGGGCATACGAACATTTGATCGCCAACTATCTGACTAAATGATTCAGCGTAATTAGCTTCTGTTGAATCTGCTTCTTCCCAGTTGGTGTACAACATCTTGGCTGAGTCTACAACCATTGGATAATTGCCAGGGGGTTTGAGTACAGACGGCGAGAGCATGGCGTCAAATGTTGCTTCGTCCATCATGACCTCACTGTCGTTTGCTTGATGTGCTAATGCCATCACGACGAACATCATTCCTTCATCTGCCGTTGTTCCGATCATAGTATCCACCTTGTTGAATGTTTTCTCGGAGATTGTTGTTTTTGGATGTTCTTTTACAATATGTCCATCAACAAATGGTAAGAAATAGGCATCGTGTCTTCCAGTTATATTGGCCAATGCTCCCTAAAGAGAGGAAAGTGTAAACGTGTAAGAAATCTACTTGCTTAAATAAGTGTGTAGTGAACATAATGCATCGTTATTGTCTGTTTTTGGAATGAGGGAGGCTTTTGAATAATGTCTAGATCACACGCATTTTTAACATTTGATACCATACAATACTGAACTTTCCTTATAGAAACGATCTTTCACCTGCATCGgacatgtaataaaaaaaaacatttcaccaCTGTCCAAACTAAATACACTCAAAACTGTTAATAACAGTGACACACAATGCATATAAACCTTTGGCATTTAAAGTTAGTGAACAAATAGCAACCTATTATTTATGGATATGCTGATCAATTGTTAGTCTATGAAGATAGTAACTGTTATGAATGGTGTATCTACCAAAGCTGGGTCCTGTACGACTGAAAAATCCTCAACTGGTACTTGTCTCAGGCATTCCAGAAGTTCTTCAGAACTATCCTTATCGCATCCAACAAGTTTTCCAATACCATGGGCTTTGATATTTTCCATCTCTGCATCGTCCAACACAGAATTGTCCATAAAAGCAGATCCACTCTGagataataacaaaaaaaaaacatgattcagAGTTTGTATTTACTTGATGAGTTCAGGGGCATCCTTCATCCTTGTCAATCGAATTAAAAGAGGTCTTATTGTGTATATTGTGAAGGTATACGTATTACATGTTTTAGCGCTAATGCATTGCATGCACACAACCAACCGCTGAGGAGGTAAGGCTTATGCTTACTGAAAACTATCAAACAAACCttaaatgtatcaacattgacaaagatGATATATAAACTACACATATTACTATTAAGGTGTCTGTGGAAATATATTGTAGTCAGCGTAGAATAATATTTGTCTTGATGTCACCCAGCCTGTTCAATGGTGGGCTTCACAAACAAATCCACTCGAAGACATGAGCTTGTGGTCTGTACCAACGGACGAAGGTACCTGTGTTTTTTCACTAACCAATTCTTTATTGGTTAAAGATCTCAGTCAAATAAGTTCACATGAAGCGACCATTGCAGGGGACAGATCTACCAGATAGCCCAGCCCTTATATGTCAGCCATTACCACGAAAAGCAAAGACAACAGATGTCAATATAACACAACACTACTAGACGACCACGGCCATATGATTGTCATCCAGTCACACGGGTAAATAGGAGTGAGGGCCCCGCCAAATCCACAACAGTAGTATAACACTCACACTCTCACTATATTTAACTAGATGAAATATATGCAGTTGTCGTTGCATATACACATTGATATTAATTGaagtgaattgaattgatatatatattttgaatatcgGTATAGAATCACATTATCTTTCATATCTGTTATCTATGTCAATGTTGATAAGTTTGTTTATTCGACAGTGTTACGTAACAATTCAAGACTAAGGCCGCTCTGTGGTTCAACTAGCAACTTTCATATTTTGAggattttgaagaaaaaaatgtttagctTACGTTGATGGTTATTCGTCAGCATACGCCCTGTGTCATATTGTGCATGTCCGAATTGGggaaaaaaatatggaatttataccgcCTATATCAATGATTGgacaaatattggagattaTTATATCTAGATCTTACCTCCATTATAGCCCGTTGA is from Glandiceps talaboti chromosome 1, keGlaTala1.1, whole genome shotgun sequence and encodes:
- the LOC144439187 gene encoding acetylcholinesterase-like translates to MKHLLVQIRRVILVYAFVTVVQSIEDEAPTVETNTGKLVGSTVQFTHKDIQHTVHVYRGIPYAEPPIGNLRFRPPVPKSPWSGEYNATYFRNVCMQPDMPIFPPDLEPRDEDCLYLNVYVPQPKPTKAAVMFWIHGGALHYGSGSNILYEASPLAALNDVIFVSINYRLGLFGLLSTGDSVASGNYGLSDQIQALKWVNENIAAFGGDKDRITIFGQSAGSFSVHFHVVSPLSTGLFQRAIMESGSAFMDNSVLDDAEMENIKAHGIGKLVGCDKDSSEELLECLRQVPVEDFSVVQDPALGALANITGRHDAYFLPFVDGHIVKEHPKTTISEKTFNKVDTMIGTTADEGMMFVVMALAHQANDSEVMMDEATFDAMLSPSVLKPPGNYPMVVDSAKMLYTNWEEADSTEANYAESFSQIVGDQMFVCPADATARAHYEAGLNVYLYQFDHHPSTSLYPAKWCKAAHGEEMQYQFSNDLIAQIRPGDDAIDKWTVTDEEAAMTSQIMTYFTNFAKTGNPNLNEDGTATDIEWPKFTVPELQYKELSPSMPTKRALKAKECAFWNQLVPTLMKQSDSACDDKSEAVDEATSDKEASHEEATTGKEAGHEEL